The following coding sequences lie in one Candidatus Binatus sp. genomic window:
- the glnA gene encoding type I glutamate--ammonia ligase → MTPKQVLQMIKDKGVVMVDIKFIDLLGTWQHFSAPVSEFKDEAPFEEGLGFDGSSIRGWQAIDASDMLVVPDPDTAVMDPFMKDPTLSLIANISDPITRADYSRDPRNISKKAEAYLKSTGVGDASFFGPEPEFFIFDGLRYDTTQNSSYYYIESNEGNWNSGRETNVKGGLNSGYKVKNKEGYFPVPPVDTLQDIRTEMVLEMERVGIRVEKQHHEVATAGQAEIDMRFQTLTKMADWLTWYKYIVKNVAARHGMTATFMPKPIFGDNGTGMHTHQSLWKGDTPLFAGNGYAGMSEMAMHYIAGILHHAPSLAAFTNPGTNSYRRLVPGFEAPINLAYSSRNRSASVRIPMYSPSPKAKRIEVRFPDPTANPYLAFSAMLMAGLDGIQRRLDPGQPLDKDIYALTPAELAEVPSMPASLEESLGNLKRDHEFLLKGDVFTEDLIETWIDYKMAKEVSAIRLRPHPYEFHLYYDA, encoded by the coding sequence ATGACGCCTAAACAAGTTCTCCAAATGATCAAGGACAAGGGCGTAGTGATGGTCGATATTAAATTCATCGACCTGCTTGGCACCTGGCAGCACTTCTCTGCGCCGGTCTCCGAGTTCAAGGACGAAGCGCCCTTTGAAGAAGGGCTCGGCTTTGACGGTTCCTCGATTCGCGGATGGCAGGCAATCGATGCCAGCGACATGCTGGTGGTGCCGGATCCGGATACGGCGGTGATGGATCCTTTCATGAAGGATCCGACGCTGTCGCTGATCGCGAACATCTCGGATCCGATCACCCGCGCCGACTACTCGCGCGATCCGCGCAACATCTCGAAGAAGGCCGAGGCTTACCTGAAGTCCACGGGTGTCGGTGATGCTAGTTTCTTCGGACCCGAGCCGGAGTTCTTCATCTTCGACGGACTACGCTACGACACGACGCAGAACTCGAGCTACTACTATATCGAATCGAACGAAGGTAACTGGAATAGCGGCCGTGAAACCAATGTCAAAGGCGGGCTGAATAGCGGCTACAAGGTCAAGAATAAGGAAGGTTACTTTCCAGTACCGCCGGTCGATACGCTGCAGGACATCCGCACCGAGATGGTGCTCGAGATGGAACGAGTCGGCATCCGTGTCGAGAAGCAGCATCACGAGGTAGCGACCGCGGGTCAGGCGGAAATCGACATGCGCTTCCAGACGCTCACCAAGATGGCGGACTGGCTGACGTGGTACAAGTACATCGTGAAGAACGTCGCGGCGCGCCACGGGATGACGGCGACGTTCATGCCCAAGCCTATTTTCGGCGATAACGGCACCGGGATGCATACTCATCAGAGCCTCTGGAAGGGCGATACGCCGCTCTTTGCCGGCAATGGCTACGCGGGGATGTCGGAAATGGCGATGCACTACATCGCGGGCATCCTGCATCACGCGCCTTCGCTGGCTGCCTTCACCAATCCGGGGACCAATTCGTATCGCCGGCTAGTGCCGGGCTTCGAGGCGCCGATCAACCTCGCATACTCATCGCGGAACCGGTCGGCATCGGTGCGAATCCCGATGTACTCGCCGTCGCCCAAGGCCAAGCGAATCGAGGTGCGGTTCCCCGATCCTACCGCTAATCCCTACCTCGCATTCTCCGCGATGCTGATGGCGGGGCTCGACGGAATCCAGCGCCGGCTCGACCCGGGCCAGCCACTCGACAAGGACATCTATGCGCTCACGCCGGCCGAGCTGGCGGAAGTGCCCAGCATGCCGGCGTCGCTCGAGGAATCGCTCGGCAACCTGAAGCGGGATCACGAGTTCCTGTTGAAGGGTGATGTATTCACCGAGGACCTGATCGAGACGTGGATTGACTACAAAATGGCGAAGGAAGTGAGCGCGATTCGGCTCCGCCCGCATCCGTACGAATTCCACCTGTACTACGACGCGTAA
- a CDS encoding FxLYD domain-containing protein — protein sequence MRKGALLVLLSALVFAGYVFYSLLGVEPVKVEQSRMVRSGDRILVEGELRNTGEDIGAIDVEVRYFDRSGHSIARDNVAISSLKHGDTAKFRSVPRRLEGAAEFSIYLNHGRNPYGN from the coding sequence ATGCGTAAAGGCGCGCTCCTCGTCCTCCTCAGCGCGCTCGTTTTCGCCGGATACGTGTTTTATTCGCTCCTCGGCGTGGAACCGGTGAAGGTCGAGCAGAGCCGGATGGTGCGCAGCGGCGACCGGATATTGGTCGAGGGCGAGTTGCGCAACACCGGCGAGGATATCGGCGCAATCGACGTCGAGGTGCGCTACTTCGATCGCAGCGGCCATTCGATTGCGCGGGATAACGTCGCGATCAGTTCCCTCAAACATGGCGATACCGCGAAGTTCAGGAGCGTCCCGCGCCGCCTCGAAGGCGCGGCCGAATTTTCGATCTACCTGAACCACGGCCGTAACCCCTACGGAAACTAG
- a CDS encoding CynX/NimT family MFS transporter, with product MPMDRSTLSPYRWVIEVLIFLALLGQVVTWLAPAPILEPIIQDLHISLGTAGLIISIIALCISIFSLLGALISERLGALRAFLVGIWLLAIGQILSGFCTSFGPLLACRVIEGVGFGVMIAPPGTLTMQWFGEGEWPYINMINALCSYIGMTAVFSITAPLYLALGSSWQRVVLRYGIAVAVVALAWTILGRERHAIAAVDPAPGQEESRSNLGEVIRMRDVRLIAIGLFGGMWVFQLYTAFLPQYFHVVRGMNLSDASSMTAVLPLTGIFASVGGGLGTGMTGLRKPFLWPVAIFTLVGCAGAILIKEPIMIRLSLVLVGIGAAGSLAAIVTMLMELPGMTPARMGTGLAFVWSVGYAGAFVAPFLGGAIAAAIGLRAVMLGFLVLQFLPIGAMYLLPETGPGRRRREIEAAAAAAS from the coding sequence ATGCCGATGGATCGAAGCACGTTGTCGCCGTACCGATGGGTGATCGAGGTCCTCATTTTTCTAGCCCTCCTCGGCCAGGTCGTTACCTGGCTCGCGCCCGCGCCGATTCTCGAGCCGATCATCCAGGATCTTCACATCTCGCTAGGCACCGCCGGGCTGATCATCTCGATCATCGCGCTATGCATCTCGATCTTCTCGCTGCTGGGCGCGCTGATTTCCGAACGCCTCGGCGCACTGCGCGCGTTTCTCGTCGGCATCTGGCTGCTCGCGATCGGGCAGATCCTCAGCGGCTTCTGCACTTCGTTCGGCCCGTTGCTCGCGTGCCGCGTGATCGAGGGCGTCGGTTTCGGCGTGATGATTGCTCCCCCCGGCACGCTCACGATGCAATGGTTCGGCGAGGGTGAGTGGCCCTACATCAACATGATCAACGCGCTCTGCTCGTATATCGGCATGACCGCGGTGTTCTCGATCACTGCGCCGCTCTACCTGGCGCTCGGATCATCGTGGCAACGGGTCGTGCTCAGATACGGAATCGCGGTTGCCGTCGTCGCACTGGCGTGGACGATACTCGGGCGCGAGCGTCACGCGATCGCGGCCGTCGATCCGGCGCCGGGCCAGGAAGAGAGCCGCTCAAATCTCGGCGAAGTGATCCGGATGCGCGACGTGCGCCTGATCGCGATTGGCCTCTTCGGCGGCATGTGGGTCTTCCAGCTATATACCGCGTTTCTCCCTCAGTATTTTCACGTCGTCCGCGGCATGAACCTCTCCGATGCCTCTTCGATGACGGCGGTGCTGCCGCTCACCGGAATCTTCGCCTCGGTCGGCGGCGGTCTCGGCACCGGCATGACGGGACTGCGCAAACCATTCTTATGGCCGGTTGCGATTTTCACACTGGTCGGATGCGCCGGCGCAATCCTGATCAAGGAACCGATCATGATTCGCCTGTCGCTGGTGCTGGTCGGAATCGGCGCCGCGGGATCGCTCGCCGCGATCGTCACGATGCTGATGGAACTGCCGGGCATGACGCCCGCCCGCATGGGCACCGGTCTCGCCTTCGTATGGTCGGTCGGCTACGCGGGCGCGTTCGTCGCGCCATTCCTCGGCGGCGCGATCGCCGCGGCAATCGGACTGCGAGCCGTGATGCTGGGATTTCTGGTGTTGCAGTTCCTGCCGATCGGCGCGATGTACCTGCTGCCTGAAACCGGTCCCGGCCGTCGTCGTCGCGAAATCGAAGCGGCCGCCGCCGCTGCTTCGTAG
- a CDS encoding SgcJ/EcaC family oxidoreductase, with amino-acid sequence MPAQTPEQCDELFGAYANTRDLDQLIALYEPQASLVNEDGIAVQGTAAIRETLQGLFAALSESKVTMNVVRVVPAGDDLAVLYNDWSMLGKSTDGSPVSIKHHALEVVRRQPDGAWRFVLDDPYARG; translated from the coding sequence ATGCCAGCGCAAACTCCCGAACAGTGCGATGAGCTCTTCGGCGCCTACGCCAATACTCGCGACCTCGACCAACTGATCGCGCTCTACGAACCGCAAGCAAGTCTCGTGAACGAAGACGGCATAGCCGTTCAAGGAACCGCGGCTATCCGCGAGACGCTGCAAGGACTGTTTGCCGCATTGTCGGAATCGAAAGTCACGATGAACGTAGTGCGAGTCGTTCCAGCCGGCGATGACCTCGCGGTGCTCTACAACGATTGGAGCATGCTCGGAAAGTCCACGGATGGCTCGCCCGTCTCAATCAAGCATCACGCGTTGGAGGTTGTGCGTCGTCAGCCCGACGGCGCCTGGCGCTTCGTGCTGGACGATCCCTACGCCCGCGGCTAA
- a CDS encoding glycosyl hydrolase family 17 protein, with protein MRITVKMRSVPGLLAGLMLLLTSGSAFAGPYLGINYGPFHESGQHPGTPITDSQFLSDLGIISEKFTYIKTYGDDADSRLDQVVPLAKTHFPKLKIYQGIFENSDYNSSADTTYLDTAISLANNYPQTVIAVVVGNECLDTDVNSKPISVAQLIADLQYVRTRLKNKGNVQVTTSLGYQAAVSYGAQLKPHVDSMMINIYPFYGKVPIGGAIANLIGAYAMFNKLFNGKQVIIGETGWPSAGATNGSSVPSVANEATFTKAIFANANKLGSTFVFIALDQPWLSVQDSWGAHWGLWNSSGNLKFPFTVTKQAKGATGPVH; from the coding sequence TTGAGGATTACTGTAAAGATGCGCTCGGTCCCTGGCCTGTTAGCCGGCTTAATGCTCCTCTTGACCTCGGGCTCCGCATTCGCGGGACCGTACCTCGGAATCAACTACGGACCGTTTCATGAGAGCGGCCAGCACCCGGGCACTCCTATCACTGATAGCCAGTTCCTCTCGGACCTGGGGATCATTTCCGAGAAGTTCACCTATATTAAGACCTATGGCGACGATGCGGATTCGCGCCTCGACCAGGTGGTTCCTCTGGCCAAGACCCATTTCCCGAAGCTCAAAATCTACCAGGGCATCTTCGAGAACAGCGACTACAACAGCTCCGCCGACACTACCTATCTCGATACGGCGATTAGCCTTGCCAACAACTACCCGCAGACCGTAATTGCCGTTGTGGTCGGTAACGAATGCCTCGACACGGATGTCAATTCGAAGCCGATTTCCGTAGCCCAGCTAATCGCCGATTTGCAGTATGTCCGCACCAGGCTTAAAAACAAGGGCAACGTGCAGGTCACTACCTCGCTCGGCTATCAGGCCGCCGTGTCCTACGGCGCTCAACTGAAGCCCCACGTTGACTCGATGATGATCAACATCTACCCCTTTTATGGGAAGGTGCCGATCGGTGGCGCGATAGCAAACCTGATCGGCGCTTATGCCATGTTCAACAAGCTGTTCAACGGCAAGCAGGTTATAATCGGTGAGACCGGATGGCCCAGTGCGGGCGCCACCAATGGCTCGTCGGTCCCGAGCGTCGCCAATGAGGCCACCTTTACTAAGGCGATCTTCGCGAACGCGAATAAGCTCGGCTCCACTTTTGTGTTTATAGCACTCGATCAGCCCTGGCTCAGCGTGCAAGACTCGTGGGGAGCGCACTGGGGCTTGTGGAATTCGAGTGGCAACCTCAAGTTTCCCTTCACCGTAACCAAGCAGGCAAAAGGTGCAACGGGACCGGTTCACTAG
- a CDS encoding ACS family MFS transporter, whose product MAQPSIARVAAVRSIGWPQRYTVVGLFFLGTALCYIDRISISVAIIPLAREFGYDSAAKGLVLSAVFWGYIWTQLLGGWMADRFGGHRVLAAGVAIWSLATFVTPIAAAATFPALLAARVLLGLGEGVNFPSIHSLTSRWTLPAERARALSFNYSGMYVGTVLALSASPLIIGWLGWPALFYISGALGGVWVAFWMIFASDRPENSKRISPDELELITSSRTAEPLAINVPWAAIAREKAVWAIVVAHFCSNFGYNILLLWMPTYLNHTFHVPLARVGVYSIIPWIATFFTVSAAGWLSDLLIARGVEVGSVRKSMQAAAFAIGAIPLCLVPFAWSPATAVALLTVAASANGISSAAFGVNHLDVAPTYAGILMGISNTVATIPGIIGVAATGLIVQATKSFSAVFYLIAAVYCAGMFFYLRWASGEQRL is encoded by the coding sequence ATGGCTCAGCCTTCAATCGCGCGCGTCGCCGCGGTTCGCAGCATCGGATGGCCGCAGCGCTATACCGTCGTCGGATTATTTTTTCTCGGCACGGCGCTCTGTTACATCGATCGCATCAGCATCTCGGTTGCGATAATCCCGCTCGCGCGCGAGTTCGGTTACGATTCCGCCGCCAAAGGACTCGTGCTCTCCGCCGTGTTCTGGGGCTACATATGGACGCAACTGCTCGGCGGATGGATGGCGGATCGATTCGGCGGGCATCGCGTGCTCGCCGCCGGCGTCGCGATCTGGTCGCTTGCGACGTTTGTCACCCCAATCGCCGCCGCCGCGACGTTTCCAGCTCTGCTCGCGGCGCGAGTGCTCCTCGGTCTCGGCGAAGGCGTCAATTTCCCCTCGATTCACAGCCTGACTTCGCGCTGGACGCTGCCAGCCGAGCGCGCCCGCGCCCTCTCATTCAACTACAGCGGGATGTACGTCGGCACCGTGCTCGCGCTGAGCGCGAGTCCGCTCATCATCGGATGGCTCGGATGGCCCGCGCTGTTCTACATCTCGGGCGCACTCGGCGGCGTGTGGGTCGCGTTCTGGATGATATTCGCGTCGGATCGCCCGGAGAACTCGAAGCGCATCTCCCCCGATGAACTCGAGCTGATCACCTCGTCGCGCACCGCCGAGCCGCTCGCGATCAACGTGCCGTGGGCCGCAATCGCGCGCGAGAAAGCCGTGTGGGCGATCGTCGTCGCGCACTTCTGCAGCAACTTCGGCTACAACATCCTGCTGCTCTGGATGCCGACTTATCTGAATCACACCTTTCACGTACCGCTGGCGCGCGTCGGCGTCTATTCGATCATTCCATGGATCGCGACCTTCTTCACGGTCAGCGCCGCCGGCTGGCTCTCCGATCTGCTGATTGCTCGCGGCGTCGAAGTCGGCAGTGTGCGCAAGTCGATGCAGGCCGCCGCCTTCGCGATCGGCGCGATCCCGCTATGCCTCGTGCCATTCGCGTGGTCACCCGCCACCGCCGTCGCATTGCTCACCGTGGCCGCCTCCGCCAACGGTATCAGCTCCGCCGCGTTCGGCGTCAATCACCTCGACGTCGCGCCGACCTATGCCGGCATCCTGATGGGGATCTCGAACACCGTCGCGACCATCCCGGGAATCATCGGCGTCGCCGCGACCGGCCTGATCGTGCAGGCCACCAAATCCTTCAGCGCTGTCTTCTATCTGATCGCCGCCGTGTACTGCGCGGGGATGTTCTTCTACCTGCGATGGGCCAGCGGCGAGCAACGTCTCTGA
- a CDS encoding helix-turn-helix domain-containing protein, which produces MARKDRDFGQVIRDRRRQLDLTQEEVAKRIKTSTPYVGHLESGKRHPSDKIVTRFAEVLGLDRRDLFFLANPRAQALLTPEADSAPNSAWQEFHNNEQLRRIHNISNDEMEMLSRVALLGDVRSPRDFIYILNTVRHAVGR; this is translated from the coding sequence ATGGCACGCAAGGACAGGGATTTCGGACAGGTCATTCGCGATCGCAGGCGGCAACTCGACCTCACTCAGGAAGAGGTCGCCAAGCGAATCAAAACTTCAACGCCCTACGTCGGGCACCTCGAATCGGGCAAGCGGCATCCGTCTGACAAGATCGTCACCCGGTTCGCCGAGGTGCTGGGACTCGACCGCCGCGATTTGTTTTTTCTCGCGAATCCGCGCGCGCAGGCTCTGCTCACGCCCGAGGCCGATAGCGCGCCCAATTCCGCGTGGCAGGAATTCCACAACAACGAGCAACTGCGGCGCATCCACAATATCTCCAACGACGAGATGGAGATGTTGTCGCGGGTCGCGCTGCTCGGCGACGTCCGCTCGCCGCGCGATTTCATTTACATCCTGAACACCGTTCGTCACGCGGTCGGGCGTTAG
- a CDS encoding outer membrane beta-barrel protein produces the protein MNRRRTARAATRTSLIAGVALISMLCNASAWAETTKKHKRTSVTTTTSTVVASTSEQQRLNALAGQMTNLQKQSDDTVSEVKKIEQAITVAPPAQADAKPQTVGEHVGVLEKSFGDLKTDLANNLGIHVHGLVDAGYEHNFNQPNHNTNVIRVFDQDGFQLTQGNIHIDRTVEGGVGFVTDLNFGQVANTLSFATRYSNAFPVGNQWFDPTQLYLTYTAPIGSGINFSAGRFVTLLGAETINTYNNLNFNESKGIIFGFGIPFTHTGVRGAYTFNDYVSFIGGVNNGWDDPAAFNNGGPNYEGELALNNKEKTVSLLINGIWGPNLVGKSNSNLGAIDPVATWKPWFLPKLTLQSEYVYGTQSGPVINGHSGSWTGVSGYVVYDWTDQFETATRGEMFQDKDGSRTGTAQTLWEVTQTLSYKIPQVTGLLGRLEYRHDNSSQNVFTNNNFVDPVTGVQHLWRGQDTVSANMIYAF, from the coding sequence GTGAACAGACGGAGAACGGCCCGGGCCGCGACCAGGACTAGCCTTATCGCCGGCGTCGCACTGATTTCGATGCTGTGTAACGCCAGCGCCTGGGCAGAAACCACGAAGAAGCATAAGCGGACCAGCGTCACTACAACCACGTCAACAGTCGTCGCGAGCACGTCCGAGCAGCAGCGCCTCAACGCGCTGGCCGGCCAGATGACCAACCTGCAAAAGCAGAGCGACGACACGGTCAGCGAGGTGAAAAAGATCGAGCAGGCGATCACGGTGGCGCCGCCGGCGCAGGCTGATGCGAAGCCGCAGACGGTCGGCGAGCACGTCGGCGTGCTGGAAAAGAGCTTCGGCGATCTCAAAACCGATCTGGCGAACAATCTGGGGATCCACGTTCACGGCCTGGTCGACGCGGGCTACGAACACAACTTCAACCAGCCCAATCACAACACCAACGTGATTCGCGTCTTCGACCAAGACGGATTCCAGCTCACGCAGGGTAATATTCACATCGATCGGACCGTTGAGGGAGGAGTGGGCTTCGTCACTGATCTGAATTTCGGGCAAGTTGCCAACACGTTGTCATTCGCCACTCGTTACTCGAACGCTTTTCCCGTCGGTAACCAATGGTTTGATCCGACGCAGTTGTATCTGACCTACACGGCGCCAATTGGATCAGGCATCAACTTTTCGGCCGGACGCTTCGTCACGCTGCTCGGAGCGGAAACGATCAATACGTACAACAATCTGAATTTCAACGAGTCGAAGGGCATCATTTTCGGTTTCGGGATCCCCTTCACGCACACCGGAGTTCGGGGCGCATACACGTTCAACGATTACGTTTCCTTCATCGGCGGTGTGAACAACGGATGGGACGATCCCGCCGCATTCAACAATGGAGGACCTAACTACGAGGGCGAGTTGGCGCTCAATAACAAGGAGAAAACGGTCAGTCTTCTGATCAACGGTATCTGGGGACCAAACCTGGTCGGCAAGTCCAACTCCAATCTGGGCGCTATCGACCCGGTCGCGACCTGGAAACCGTGGTTCCTCCCCAAGCTGACGCTGCAATCTGAGTACGTGTACGGGACGCAGAGCGGACCGGTCATCAATGGGCATAGCGGAAGCTGGACGGGCGTGTCGGGCTATGTCGTGTATGATTGGACCGATCAGTTCGAGACAGCCACACGCGGTGAAATGTTCCAGGACAAGGACGGGTCGCGCACCGGCACTGCCCAGACGCTGTGGGAAGTAACCCAGACTCTTAGCTACAAGATACCGCAAGTGACGGGACTTCTGGGACGGTTGGAATATCGTCACGACAACTCCAGCCAGAACGTATTCACTAACAATAACTTCGTCGACCCGGTGACCGGCGTACAACATTTGTGGCGCGGACAGGACACGGTGAGCGCTAACATGATCTACGCCTTCTAA
- a CDS encoding acyl-CoA dehydrogenase family protein, translating into MDFDLTPSQEEIVRQVRALCADFPDEYWRDHDRRAEFPHEFFNAVAKAGYLGVAIPEQYGGSGLGITEAALVMREVAASGGAMAAASSIHLSIFGVSPLVFHGTEEQKHRYLPKVISGEMHVAFAVTEPDAGNDITHIKTAARRVGDDYVINGRKVFTTKAREATKMLLLTRTTPFEQVKKKTDGMSLFFADLDPAAVEVRELEKLGRAAVDTNMVFIDNLKASASDLIGGEGRGFHCLLDGLNPERILVAAEAIGIGRAAIAKAVKYAKERVVFGRPIGQNQAIAHPLADSYSKLEAADLMMLKAAWLFDSRKPCGPEANTAKLRAADAGFEACDRAVQTLGGYGYIRDYDVERYFRECRLMKIAPVSQEMVLNSISEHVLGLPRSY; encoded by the coding sequence ATGGATTTTGATTTGACGCCGTCGCAGGAAGAGATTGTTCGTCAGGTCCGAGCGCTATGCGCGGATTTTCCCGACGAATACTGGCGCGACCACGATCGCCGCGCCGAGTTCCCCCACGAGTTTTTCAACGCCGTCGCCAAGGCTGGATACCTCGGCGTCGCGATTCCCGAGCAATACGGCGGCAGCGGCCTCGGAATCACCGAAGCAGCCCTCGTGATGCGCGAAGTCGCAGCGTCGGGCGGCGCGATGGCGGCGGCGAGCTCGATCCATCTCTCGATCTTCGGCGTCAGTCCGCTAGTCTTTCACGGCACCGAGGAGCAGAAGCACCGCTACCTCCCAAAAGTGATCAGCGGTGAGATGCACGTCGCCTTTGCGGTGACGGAGCCCGATGCCGGCAATGACATCACCCATATCAAGACCGCGGCGCGGCGCGTGGGCGATGATTACGTGATCAATGGCCGCAAGGTATTCACCACCAAGGCGCGCGAGGCCACTAAGATGCTCCTGCTCACGCGCACCACGCCCTTCGAGCAGGTCAAGAAAAAGACCGACGGCATGAGCCTCTTCTTTGCCGATCTCGACCCGGCCGCGGTCGAAGTTCGCGAACTCGAAAAACTCGGGCGCGCCGCGGTCGATACCAACATGGTGTTCATCGACAACCTGAAAGCGTCGGCTTCAGATCTGATCGGCGGCGAAGGACGCGGCTTTCACTGCCTGCTCGACGGTCTCAATCCGGAGCGCATCCTCGTCGCCGCCGAAGCAATCGGAATCGGACGCGCCGCGATCGCCAAGGCCGTCAAGTATGCGAAAGAGCGCGTCGTGTTCGGCCGTCCGATCGGACAAAACCAGGCGATCGCGCATCCGCTCGCCGATTCGTACTCGAAGCTCGAGGCCGCCGATCTCATGATGCTCAAAGCGGCATGGCTGTTCGACAGTCGAAAACCGTGCGGCCCCGAGGCCAACACCGCGAAGTTGCGCGCCGCCGACGCCGGCTTCGAGGCCTGCGATCGCGCGGTGCAGACGCTCGGCGGCTACGGCTATATCCGCGACTACGACGTCGAGCGCTATTTCCGCGAATGCCGCCTGATGAAGATCGCGCCGGTGTCACAGGAGATGGTGCTGAACTCGATTTCCGAGCACGTCCTCGGATTGCCGCGCTCGTACTGA